TTCAAAGACTGAAGTTGACAAATCCAAGTTTATTGGGAGGAGAAGCTATTCACAAAATGTACGATACTTATGGGTTGGATGAAGATATGCTGACAAAAATTGGCCTGTTTGAGGAACTCAAATTTGACTTCCAAGACTACGAACAGTACTCTCGAAGGTTGAAAGAAGGAGCTAAGTTGGAGTTAGCAACACGGTTACATGAATCATTAGAAGCTTCGAAAAGTTTAGATTTCAGACAAACCGAAATAAATCCTACGCAAAACcagtataaatataattttgtatACAATGCAGATAAAAACTGCTATGAGATTCCTCAACTGAAGACTAAAATTGCCGCTATTGTCAAAACAAAAGGAGCAAAAAGTAATGTGTACCATGTTATAactgaaaaaagtaacttttacCCCGAATCTGGAGGTCAACAAAGTGACAAGGGCAACATCTCGTTGGCTTCGGATTCGAAAGTTCAGCTTGCTGTTCGATCCGTGTCGGAAAAGCAAGGACTTATCTTGCATACAATCGAAGGCGATGATCGTTCGATGGAACTGTTTTCCACTGGCGATGAGGTTTTGTTGACGGTTGATCCTGCCAAACGTACTGGTAGCACAATCCATCATACAGCAACCCATTTGTTGAATGCCGGGGTAAGAAAATGTCTGGGGGTACCCATTTGTCAGCGATCAAGTTTCGTCGGCGATAAAGCGCTCAAGCTGGAACTGGTTGTGTGCGGACCGAAAATAGGTCTGGAAGATGTCGATGCGATAGAACAGCATGTTCGCCAGGCTATCCAAAGCAATCATCCGGTGCGTATTCGCGTTTGCGATGTCAAAGATGTTAATTTGGATCAGGTGAGTTAAGttttcattatcattttttgcttattcatcaaagtcctttgaaaaaaaaaaaacataggtcACAACTATTCCCGGAGAGGTGTATCCAGAGAAAGGGCTTCGTCTTGTGGAAATCGGATCGTCAACTTCAACCGAGTTCTGTTGTGGGACGCACGCTCAATATACCGGGGAACTGCAAGATTTCTGCATAATAGATCTAGCTCAAACGAAACCCGGATGTTTCAGCTTCCATGCCATCGTTGGTCAACCAGCATCGAAAGCACAGCAGTTGGGTCGACAAATCAATATCGACGTAAACCAACTGAAAGCCGATATGGACCAGCAAGACTTACCTCAGGGCTTCTCCAGCCACATCGACGCACGTATGCAACGGCTTAAAAATGTGCTTCTGGTGGGCTCGGATAACAACATCAACCTTCCGTATGCTATTCGACAGCGTTGTCTCGATGTGATTCAGGAGCTGTACAAACGACTTAAGGATCAAAGTAGAGAATCATTACGGGAATTGATAGACTTGGAAATGCGTAATCTTCAAGAGGAAAAACCGGTCGATAAATATCCGTTTTTGGTGCACTTTCTTGAATGTTCGGTTATACTACAGGAGGTGCAACTGAGCAAAGCTACCCGACATTTCGTGGATAGACCAGTGTTGGTTATTAGCATCACAGATGAACAGGTGAAGGCTCGTGCAACAGTACCGTCTAGCTTTATCAACGAACGATTCGATGCCCACAAGTGGTTGCAAACAGTCGGTGCAGTGTTTAAATCGCCAATGGCTGCGCCAAAGGGTCAAAATGCTGCCGAAGTTTGCAATATGAAGGTGAAGAAGGTAAAGTTATCACAATTCGAAACATTGTTGGAAAAAGCCACTAATGATGCCTCAGAATTTGCGAGTCAACATTTGGGTTGAATTGTTGCGAGATTGTTGCCGATGTTTTTAGTTTATGTTTACGAAATACCATACAACATTTTAACATGTTTGGGTTTCTGTCGAAAGAAATTCCTTGAGTATTTAAAGACTGGCACTAGCCTAGTTGGTAGTTCGATAGCGAGTAGTATAATGAGAAAGAACTAGTTGATTAGTTGAAAGAACAAATCAAAATCACTTACCCATGGGGAGTCCTTGAACTGCCTTACAGGTTTGTCCTTTGATCAACTGATTCTGCTATTTACCTCAAGTCGCAAACATTCTTCCTAAGTTTTTCTCGACTTAACGTACTTCCAtgaaaaacgaaatattttcaTACGTTGATGTGCCAATCCATATGCCCAAATAGTTCGCAATTTTTGCTTCCATTGCATTCAATCTGCTTTCGAAGATATGCTATTGCTATCCCCTTGTTTTCTacagttcgaaaaaaaaaatatttaaaactaggTTTTTAACcaacaaattcaaaaacttaccCATTTTTCGAAGCTCATCTGGTGAATAATCTTACAGATGAATCGACTAAATGAGACACACGAATTTGCCCTCAATATTAGTTAGTTCTCAAGATTTTTAGCGATTCTTTGTTTTTGGcgataatcaaattttgagaatttacgcaccacaatcaattattttcgggaagatttttttttccaattcagaGCTCTCCAAAATTTTGTCTAGCCGCAATTAAGCTGCCCTGATTATATTTTGACTAAAAGATCACTTTTAACGATTCAAACAATTGTAAATTTCGGCCTTAGAGAAACATGTTGATCGCACTACACAACTGAATTTGTATTTACGGTACCACAATACATGTACTAGACAAATAGTGCACAGATATTATACGGTCTTTGCTTAGCTGTAAATGTATCGAATGTATTGAATAACCCCTTCAACTTATCCCACATAATCTTCATCGTTCTCATCATCCGGCTCTTCTTCATCATCGTGATCGTAGTCCTTCTTCTTGCGGGTGTATGCCCGTTTCGACGTAACTGGCATCTGCTCAGTTTCGCCATGAAGCAACGAATTTTTGTACGTCATTAACGGTTGCCATTCATCGGAACGGCTCGATGGTATCGCTGCATTGAGGCGACGTTCAAGGAAACTTAATCTAAAATTGCAAAACAAAGTatggttatttaagaaaataactaaaaaccTATCTCACTTACATAAGTTTCTTGTCTTGCTTGATCAATTTATTGGTCAGTTCGGAAAGCACTTCAAGAAAAGCGAGACAGGGCGGAGCTGAAGAAGGATCTTCGCTGCCATCGTTCGGTATGGTAACGGCAAAAAGAATGCCTGCCCGATGGAAAACGGTTATGGCTTCACGATTTTTTACCGCGTCCAAGCCGAAAGACAGCGCGAAACGTTTGGCCAATTCTTTTAGATCCTGGAACTCTTGTGAGTTTCGGGAAATGCGACCCGCCATAGATGCCTCCTGAATGTCTTTGAATACGTTGATCAAACTTAGACACATGGTCATGGCGCAATTGACTTTGTTGATTTCTCGAGTTTTGCCAAGGGTTGTCTTGATTATATCTCCGTATTCGTTGTAACACTGTTAAAAGGAAATATTAAAGCCAGttacaaaaattcattcatatGTAAACTTACCCTCAAGTagtgcttgaaaatatcagcAGCTGATTTCATAGGTAGAATGTTATAAACAATTAGTTTGCAATATGCAGCTAGGAAGTTACGTTTTTTGTGTAGCTCTTCAATCCTGGTTTCATCGTGACCTTCTTCCTGCTCGGTGGAAAACACATTTGCTTGAACAAATTCGTTTAGTAAGCCTTGCTGTTCTGCACTTGGCATATAGATTAGTTTTCTAATGTTCTCGTTATGATGAGTAGTCAACTGGTCACTGAAAACCACCAACAAGTCGCAAATCGACATGTAAGCTGCTTCCTGAACAGTGGGTGCTACATCGTAGTGCATTAGTTCATTGCAGGCGTTCAtgtatttcttcaaattttcagacaatTCATTCACTTCTGCTGCCGCTGATCTGTCCATGGTGTTTTCTAAAAAGTACAACCCCCAGTTGATAGAAAATACACAGGCTTCAATGCAGTAAACGAGAGCCTCATGTGGAATTCCATTATCTCCCGCGTTTTCTGACAGACTTTCTTCAATATCCTGATACAAAGAGTCGAATAAATTCCACGGATTCAAATTGTGGCACGAGTACAAAATCGAAACTTTCTTCAGGCTTATGTTCACATTATAAATTTCATCTTCATTGGGTGTTTCTTCTCCAGCAATCAGGTTGCGATAGTCATCGATTGCTTCCTTGTACCGATTGACGCATTCGTCAATAACATTTGATCTGGCCACATCGCAACGGGTGTAGATTGCGCTTCCTTCAGTGCACAGGAACTCAAATGTTTTCGAGCAGGTCTCCAAAACCTCTCGATCAACGTGGATCGACATTATATGAGTCATCTTATCCAACAGTGCCTGCAAATTGGCCTCCTGTCTAGTCGTGGTGTACAGCTCCAGATCAAAATACTGAGGAATAGCTAACAAATTGGTCAGCTTCTCACTATCAGCGCTATACTTATTGAGCAACAAAGGCAAATGCTGAATGAAATGCTCTGTCAAACGTTGCTTATCGTCCTGAACTTGTTTAATCTCCTTGGCGCTTAAAGTCATTTTTCGGCTGCTACCACGACCTACCGGAGGTTCACCGGTAGCTGCCTGACGAACTGCACTGACCATGATTTCAATCAACGTCGATTCCTGTTTGTTGTCCAACGTTTCTTCCATAGGACCCGGTTCTTCTAGCAACAAATCGGTCATACACTCCCAGTCCTTTACCATCGGATTACTATCAATGAAGGAATCTACCAGATATGCTCCGTGCTCGTGAAGCTCGGATTCGATGAAGAACTGAACCAAATCCCTGATGAGTGGAGTGTTAGCCAGCCGCTTTTTGCCACGTTTTGTGTAGGTAACAGTGGCGTCTGCATCCAGACAGAACAAACGTACATTCAAGAACTCAGCTGCAGCTTGAGCTACACCACGATGCGATGAGTAAACCAATTCGTACACGATTTCGCAGTCCTTATCCGTTAGAATGTCCTGGTGGATtctggaatttaaaatttggttgatatttttgatcgttcagttttttattctgattaaaaaacaCGGTGAATACTTACTTTAATATATTGATGACCAACTTTACGGCATGGACGGCGGCGTCAAATTCCTTATCCAATGTCATAGCCACGATACGATCCTTGAACTTTGAAGTGAACAGTTCCAGCTTGCCCTTCAGTTCCTCGTTTTCGTAAAGCGGCAAGAGTGCTTGCAAACAGCGGAGCCGCACTTCTCCGACCTTATCGTGCAGCGTCCAACCGATATATTTCAGGTAAGAATCATCCAaaaagttttgtgaaaatttctgcatccaaATGCCAATTTCCGACATACAAATCGCGCGTATTTCCGGTAAAGTATCTCGATAGCGATGCACGAATACTGATTTGAACATGTAAGTGAGCATATTCTTAATTTCGTCCATATTTTCCTCCAATTCTGTACGCTTGGCCATAAGTGATTCCAGCCGATCGGGAGCACGCTTATCGCGCGGTTTCAAACGTTCCGCATCGTATTGACGGGCAGCGTTATCAAAATTCACCGACACCAAAAGAGCGACATCCACTAATGCTGTCATTAGCTTCATCGCCGCCAATGTTGCCGTGTGACGGAATGCTCGCACTTGCGAATCGGATAACCCGGTCAACAAAGAAATAACATTGTCCATCAAAAACTGATCGTAAATTATAGAATACTGACATTGTTTAACTAAGGTTTGGACAAAATCGCAAAAgttcattttaaactttttccacTGCTGACCAGGCATAATCAGCGGATATTCGTGGCTGTCTTCGTCGAACTCTTCCGTCATCTTTCGGATGATAGCCGTATGTTCCATCGTTTGTTGCATCTCTGGGGTAATTTTACCCTTACAGCCACTGGCGTGGACAAAAAAGTTCATCAGAGCAATCAAAGCTGAATCTTTGTCTAGCTTATAACTCTCAATCCAATCGTCTACAATGCCAGTTATAGCCGACTTAGCATGTCTTATGATGAAATACAGACTATTCTCATCCGTTGTACTTTCCCTGTCAGTCACCACGACCCTTTCCTCATGTTCGTGGTGATGATATACACGTTCCTTCTTCTCCCTCGGTTCCTTCGGGACCGCCTCACCCCGTGGCTTTCTTCCCGGAGGTTTCCGTTTCGGTAGAACCACCGTTTTCTGTACCCCGAAAAATATGTCATCGTCATCCTCGTCGATAATCGGTGCCTTCAGTGGGACGCCACCTCGAGCTCGCAACCTGGTCATTCGACCCCGGCCGCCCCGCGGTGCTTCTTCCTCCGGATGATGCTCTTCCGATGGACCTTCCCCAGCTCCGCCCGAAGACCAGCTTTCATTGTGGGGATCGCTGAAAAACGATTCGAAAATTGAATACTGACTGTTGTTATGAGTATGACCTATATAAAATCTTACTTCTGATATACGGGTTCATGATGCTCCTCGTATTCGGGTGGAGGTTCATCCATACGAATTCGTTTTCCGCCACGGCGATGCATTTTGCCTTTGGAAAGTTTATTATATAGGCCTTTAAATCGCTGAAATTTAACGGAACCGTTCTGAATTCTACTCACCTGTTTGCTTCGTGTGATTATCTCTTGAATTCTGGTTAATATGGattcaataattgaaagaatcacataaaatctgtaaaaaattgtTACGAATTCCACCAAAGATGATGAATTTCCAATATGTCTGCGGTTTGTTTTGAACCGTTTTCGAGAGCTTTTGTTTGAACATCACAAACGAAAGCATCACAAGTGAACACTGATATAAAAAGTTTaggtgaaaatcaattgaaaaatttgcaaaatcaatgTGTTatgcttaattttaatttcacaatTGGAATGTTacgccaaaataaaaaaaaaaaaacatttttagacAACTGAAGCCTTACAGACTTATGGGTGTTGCAATTTTACTCACATCGAACTTCAACTAGGGGtaagctaaaaaaatataactgctgCTAAGGATAAACAataaactacattttaagtgaCATTTGTTTTTGCTAGCATCTGTACTGCATAATGAGtgcattcaaaattaaagtgaaaatttaatatttaaaaattgtaatgttATTGGAAATGaatcacttcaaattttcaCGACAA
This portion of the Uranotaenia lowii strain MFRU-FL unplaced genomic scaffold, ASM2978415v1 HiC_scaffold_404, whole genome shotgun sequence genome encodes:
- the LOC129760075 gene encoding alanine--tRNA ligase, mitochondrial-like yields the protein TYPEMDRKLQETQQIVEHEEQVYRQLCSNVSSEARTLLNKYPQFLDEADIVDHPGLPHALKEIQRLKLTNPSLLGGEAIHKMYDTYGLDEDMLTKIGLFEELKFDFQDYEQYSRRLKEGAKLELATRLHESLEASKSLDFRQTEINPTQNQYKYNFVYNADKNCYEIPQLKTKIAAIVKTKGAKSNVYHVITEKSNFYPESGGQQSDKGNISLASDSKVQLAVRSVSEKQGLILHTIEGDDRSMELFSTGDEVLLTVDPAKRTGSTIHHTATHLLNAGVRKCLGVPICQRSSFVGDKALKLELVVCGPKIGLEDVDAIEQHVRQAIQSNHPVRIRVCDVKDVNLDQVTTIPGEVYPEKGLRLVEIGSSTSTEFCCGTHAQYTGELQDFCIIDLAQTKPGCFSFHAIVGQPASKAQQLGRQINIDVNQLKADMDQQDLPQGFSSHIDARMQRLKNVLLVGSDNNINLPYAIRQRCLDVIQELYKRLKDQSRESLRELIDLEMRNLQEEKPVDKYPFLVHFLECSVILQEVQLSKATRHFVDRPVLVISITDEQVKARATVPSSFINERFDAHKWLQTVGAVFKSPMAAPKGQNAAEVCNMKVKKVKLSQFETLLEKATNDASEFASQHLG
- the LOC129760076 gene encoding cohesin subunit SA-1, translating into MHRRGGKRIRMDEPPPEYEEHHEPVYQNDPHNESWSSGGAGEGPSEEHHPEEEAPRGGRGRMTRLRARGGVPLKAPIIDEDDDDIFFGVQKTVVLPKRKPPGRKPRGEAVPKEPREKKERVYHHHEHEERVVVTDRESTTDENSLYFIIRHAKSAITGIVDDWIESYKLDKDSALIALMNFFVHASGCKGKITPEMQQTMEHTAIIRKMTEEFDEDSHEYPLIMPGQQWKKFKMNFCDFVQTLVKQCQYSIIYDQFLMDNVISLLTGLSDSQVRAFRHTATLAAMKLMTALVDVALLVSVNFDNAARQYDAERLKPRDKRAPDRLESLMAKRTELEENMDEIKNMLTYMFKSVFVHRYRDTLPEIRAICMSEIGIWMQKFSQNFLDDSYLKYIGWTLHDKVGEVRLRCLQALLPLYENEELKGKLELFTSKFKDRIVAMTLDKEFDAAVHAVKLVINILKIHQDILTDKDCEIVYELVYSSHRGVAQAAAEFLNVRLFCLDADATVTYTKRGKKRLANTPLIRDLVQFFIESELHEHGAYLVDSFIDSNPMVKDWECMTDLLLEEPGPMEETLDNKQESTLIEIMVSAVRQAATGEPPVGRGSSRKMTLSAKEIKQVQDDKQRLTEHFIQHLPLLLNKYSADSEKLTNLLAIPQYFDLELYTTTRQEANLQALLDKMTHIMSIHVDREVLETCSKTFEFLCTEGSAIYTRCDVARSNVIDECVNRYKEAIDDYRNLIAGEETPNEDEIYNVNISLKKVSILYSCHNLNPWNLFDSLYQDIEESLSENAGDNGIPHEALVYCIEACVFSINWGLYFLENTMDRSAAAEVNELSENLKKYMNACNELMHYDVAPTVQEAAYMSICDLLVVFSDQLTTHHNENIRKLIYMPSAEQQGLLNEFVQANVFSTEQEEGHDETRIEELHKKRNFLAAYCKLIVYNILPMKSAADIFKHYLRCYNEYGDIIKTTLGKTREINKVNCAMTMCLSLINVFKDIQEASMAGRISRNSQEFQDLKELAKRFALSFGLDAVKNREAITVFHRAGILFAVTIPNDGSEDPSSAPPCLAFLEVLSELTNKLIKQDKKLILSFLERRLNAAIPSSRSDEWQPLMTYKNSLLHGETEQMPVTSKRAYTRKKKDYDHDDEEEPDDENDEDYVG